A section of the Primulina eburnea isolate SZY01 chromosome 1, ASM2296580v1, whole genome shotgun sequence genome encodes:
- the LOC140834597 gene encoding cystathionine gamma-synthase 1, chloroplastic, with amino-acid sequence MAVSSCAIAFPAFECRSDPDFSRTDGPSARKIKPPMLHGAVSAYGLSSMILKFPPNFVRQLSNKARRNCSNIGVAQVVAASWSNNQGASIPKPAAKAVDAAAAPVETGVDEVVVAENTTFDRETVQFEVSPPFKYASFLNSDGSVAIHAGERLGRAIVTDAITTPVVNTSAYFFKKTADLIDFKEKRRASFEYGRYGNYTTIVAEEKISALEGAESTLLMASGMCASTVLLMALVPAGGHLVTTTDCYRKTRIFIETILPKMGITATVIDPADIGGLKSALENNNVSLFFTESPTNPFLRCVDVEMVSKLCHEKGALVCIDGTFATPLNQKALALGADIVLHSATKFIGGHNDVLAGSISGPEKLISAARNLHHILGGVLNPNAAYLIIRGMKTLHLRVRQQNSTAQKMAEILEAHPKVSRVYYPGLVSHPEHQLAKKQMTGFGGVVSFEVDGDLHTTAKFVDALKIPYIAPSFGGCESIVDQPAIMSYWDLPQSGRAEYGILDNLVRFSFGVEDFEDLKADILQALETI; translated from the exons ATGGCCGTTTCCAGCTGCGCAATTGCGTTTCCGGCCTTCGAGTGCCGGTCAGATCCCGATTTCTCGCGAACGGATGGACCGTCCGCCAGGAAGATCAAGCCTCCGATGCTCCACGGCGCGGTGTCGGCCTACGGCCTCTCCTCGATGATTTTGAAGTTCCCACCAAATTTTGTGAGGCAGCTGAGCAACAAGGCGCGACGGAACTGCAGCAACATTGGTGTGGCGCAGGTCGTGGCGGCTTCGTGGTCGAACAACCAAGGCGCGTCGATCCCCAAGCCGGCGGCTAAGGCTGTCGATGCCGCCGCCGCACCGGTTGAGACCGGCGTTGATGAGGTGGTTGTGGCTGAAAATACTACTTTTGATCGGGAAACTGTACAGTTTGAGGTTTCGCCTCCTTTCAAATACGCTTCCTTTTTGAATTCCGATGGCAGCGTCGCGATTCATGCcg GTGAAAGATTGGGTCGTGCTATTGTTACTGACGCAATTACTACCCCAGTAGTTAATACATCTGCCTATTTCTTCAAGAAAACAGCTGATCTCATTGATTTTAAG GAAAAAAGACGTGCAAGTTTTGAATATGGACGATATGGAAACTACACTACTATTGTTGCCGAGGAAAAGATAAG TGCACTGGAAGGAGCTGAATCAACCCTTCTGATGGCATCTGGAATGTGTGCTAGCACCGTCCTGTTGATGGCACTGGTTCCTGCTGGAGGGCATTTGGTGACGACCACTGACTGTTATAGGAAGACTCGAATATTCATCGAGACTATTCTTCCCAAAATGGGAATCACT GCCACAGTGATTGATCCTGCAGATATTGGAGGTCTGAAATCTGCTTTGGAGAATAATAAT GTGTCTCTCTTTTTTACTGAGTCTCCGACCAATCCATTTTTGAGATGCGTTGATGTTGAGATGGTTTCAAAGCTTTGCCACGAGAAAGGAGCCTTGGTGTGCATAGATGGGACGTTTGCTACACCCCTTAACCAGAAGGCACTGGCTCTTGGTGCTGATATCGTTTTACACTCTGCAACAAAATTTATCGGGGGTCATAATGAT GTTCTTGCTGGGTCCATTAGTGGTCCAGAAAAGTTGATTTCAGCTGCTCGCAACTTGCATCATATTCTGGGGGGTGTTCTCAATCCT AATGCTGCATATCTGATCATCAGAGGCATGAAGACGCTGCATCTACGTGTACGGCAACAAAACTCAACAGCACAGAAGATGGCCGAGATTTTAGAGGCACATCCTAAG GTTAGCCGTGTCTATTATCCAGGCTTGGTTAGTCATCCAGAACATCAGCTTGCTAAGAAACAAATGACTGGTTTCGGTGGCGTCGTCAGTTTTGAG GTTGATGGAGACCTGCACACCACTGCAAAATTTGTTGACGCACTGAAAATCCCTTACATAGCTCCATCTTTTGGAGGCTGCGAAAGCATCGTTGATCAACCTGCCATAATGTCTTACTG GGATCTTCCTCAGTCCGGGAGGGCCGAGTATGGCATATTGGACAACTTGGTTCGCTTCAGTTTTGGAGTGGAAGACTTTGAAGACCTGAAGGCTGACATTCTTCAGGCCCTGGAGACCATATAA
- the LOC140834676 gene encoding SPX domain-containing protein 4: MKFGKEFRIHLEETLPEWRDKYLCYKLLKKLLKNIPEPAAVTLPPPGPDGAAEAPPLPKLQEWFVGILNEELEKFNDFYVDKEEDFIIRVQALKEIIERVKEKESRDGVFPVETEFGEEMMEIRRDFVAIHGEMVLLKNYSSLNLAGLIKILKKYDKRTGELLSLPFTQLAVHQPFFTTEPLTRLVRECEENLEVLFPLEAEVVESTVIAQELMPGDISKARLETTSPLGEEMVDISRSICAARRALQGLKKESSTYNPLSLSYLFGNQDHGSMGDITAENSPCESFVTLHDGEDENKDVGSPK, encoded by the exons ATGAAATTCGGGAAAGAATTTAGGATTCATTTGGAAGAAACCCTACCGGAATGGAGGGACAAGTACCTATGCTACAAGTTGTTGAAGAAGCTCCTCAAGAATATTCCGGAACCCGCCGCCGTGACTCTCCCGCCCCCTGGACCTGATGGGGCGGCTGAGGCTCCGCCGCTGCCGAAGCTTCAGGAATGGTTTGTTGGGATTCTCAACGAGGAACTCGAAAAGTTCAACGATTTCTACGTCGATAAGGAGGAGGATTTCATCATCAGAGTCCAG GCACTTAAGGAAATTATTGAGCGAGTAAAAGAGAAGGAAAGTAGAGACGGAGTCTTTCCTGTAGAGACCGAGTTTGGTGAAGAGATGATGGAGATACGCAGGGATTTTGTTGCTATTCATGGAGAAATGGTTCTTCTCAAGAACTACAGCTCCCTTAATCTTGCAG GTTTAATTAAAATCTTGAAGAAATACGATAAAAGAACTGGGGAATTGCTGAGTCTGCCTTTCACTCAGCTTGCTGTTCATCAGCCCTTCTTCACAACAGAACCTCTGACAAGATTAGTACGCGAATGTGAGGAAAATCTTGAGGTCCTGTTCCCACTGGAAGCCGAGGTTGTTGAATCCACCGTCATAGCACAAGAACTGATGCCAGGTGATATTTCGAAAGCTCGTTTGGAAACAACATCGCCACTCGGGGAAGAAATGGTAGATATATCTCGAAGCATCTGTGCCGCTAGGAGAGCGCTGCAGGGGCTTAAAAAGGAGAGCTCAACCTATAATCCTCTGTCATTGTCATATCTATTCGGAAACCAGGATCATGGTAGTATGGGTGACATAACGGCAGAAAACTCGCCTTGTGAATCTTTCGTAACCTTACATGATGGGGAAGACGAAAATAAAGACGTTGGTTCCCCTAAATGA